From Asterias amurensis chromosome 3, ASM3211899v1, a single genomic window includes:
- the LOC139934719 gene encoding integrase/recombinase xerD homolog: MEPHLVLLILFVLSPPVISAAHTDQRVAPASSAALLDTSGPVALPYVHYDNHEDCKLQPPDSQTHPAIRNWESAEGDLPGHMPTGVKDRWLALSHSATDPELKQLALGALPKLLMSSRAHSTTIKYSNSWKRWESWASSKTGVKSFPVNPTDFTLYLSSFYSSGHKTAADSAAAAVAWAHSLAGLPSPTNDPLVKTTIQGYKRLTASTPNRKEPVTPEIMAKLYNAHGQPSAALGDLRILFVCFVCYAGFLRFNDISNVRRTDCSILSDSLVIHLCKSKTDQYRQGNNITIARTFQPTCPVVITERYFQAMGDPDTSPLPVLRRMTRSKTGLVPTTHGLSYTRTREIVLEALRPFVPDIHKFGLHSLRSGGASAASKALLPSHLISMHGRWKTEKARNAYIKTDPQTRLLPSSVLGI, translated from the exons ATGGAGCCTCATCTCGTGCTCCTTATTCTTTTCGTCCTTTCGCCCCCAGTCATTTCAGCAGCCCATACCGACCAGAGAGTCGCACCTGCTTCCAGTGCGGCATTACTGGACACGTCCGGACCAGTTGCCCTTCCCTACGTGCACTACGACAACCACGAAGACTGCAAACTCCAGCCACCGGACTCTCAGACACATCCGGCCATTAGAAACTGGGAATCGGCTGAAGGCGATTTACCCGGTCACATGCCCACAGGCGTAAAAG ATAGATGGTTGGCACTCTCTCATTCAGCAACTGACCCGGAACTAAAGCAACTTGCCCTTGGAGCCCTACCAAAACTATTAATGTCATCAAGAGCACACTCAACAACGATAAAATACAGCAATAGTTGGAAACGATGGGAATCATGGGCTTCATCCAAGACCGGCGTCAAATCATTTCCCGTCAACCCAACAGATTTCACCCTatatttgtcttcattttattcatccGGTCATAAAACGGCAGCAGATTCTGCAGCAGCTGCTGTTGCCTGGGCACATAGCTTGGCTGGATTACCGTCACCTACAAACGATCCATTGGTCAAAACAACCATACAAGGCTACAAGAGACTCACAGCCTCTACCCCAAATCGGAAGGAACCGGTAACACCTGAAATCATGGCAAAACTTTATAATGCTCACGGTCAACCTAGTGCAGCATTAGGCGATTTACGCATCCTATTCGTATGCTTTGTCTGTTACGCAGGTTTCCTTCGTTTCAACGACATCAGTAATGTAAGACGAACGGACTGTAGTATACTCAGTGACAGTCTCGTCATACATTTATGCAAGTCAAAAACTGATCAATACCGCCAGGGCAATAATATAACAATTGCAAGAACATTTCAGCCAACCTGTCCAGTTGTAATCACAGAACGATATTTCCAAGCAATGGGCGATCCTGACACTTCTCCTCTACCGGTACTTCGCAGAATGACACGTTCCAAAACCGGTCTCGTTCCTACTACTCATGGGTTAAGCTACACCAGAACCAGAGAGATTGTACTAGAAGCCCTCCGACCATTCGTTCCAGATATTCACAAGTTCGGACTCCATAGCCTGAGGTCAGGCGGTGCATCCGCAGCTTCAAAGGCCCTACTCCCATCTCACTTAATATCCATGCACGGAAGATGGAAAACCGAAAAGGCCAGAAATGCATACATAAAAACTGATCCGCAAACACGTTTGCTCCCCTCATCTGTACTTggaatttga